The sequence below is a genomic window from Neomicrococcus aestuarii.
CCGGAAGTGCTGGATGAATGAGGACCAGCGGCGCTGCGGGGCAGTGGACTCCGGAGAGTAGGAGTGGGTAATGAGTAACAGGCGCACAATTCGATCCTAAACTGCGCAGTGCGCTTGCCGGGGTCGCGGCGCGCACTCACGGGCACCGTGACGAACGACGAGGCTACTCACTTGCGCTGGAGGAGCTTGCGGAAGAGGTGCTTGCGGATTCGCTAGCGGACGACGACGCTGGTGAGGTTTCCACGGAATCATCCGTGATAGATCCCCCGTAAGCGTTGGTGCCATGGTTCGGATCATCCAAGAACGATTGAACATCATCATTTTGCAGCACTTCTGAGATGGACGCCATGGCGGACTCGTCTTGCGTGATGATGGACGCACCACCGGGACCGGTTTCGGCCTCGTCGGTAGGAAGCGTGAACATTTTAACGTTATCCAGCTTGATGTCTTTGAGCTGGAGCAAGAGGGCGCCGGCGGTCTGCGCGTCCAGGCTACTATCCACGCTCAGGTAGGGGCTGACTTCGTTGACGATAGTCGCCACGGTGAAAGGGTTGTTCAGCGTGCTCTGGTTCAACAGCTTGCGAGCCACGGCGCGCAAGAAGCGCTGTTGATTCTGTACGCGCTGGAAATCGCCATCTTCGAAGGCCTTGCGTTCCCGCACGTAGCGCAACGCGGCAGTGTCCTGGAGCTGGATAGTGCCCTTTTCGTAGCACGAAGGACTCTCTTGGCCGGAGCAGAATGCGATCGGGTTGTTGACCGTCACGCCGCCGAGTGCGTTCGTAAGTCCTTTGAAGCCTTCGAAGTCAATAGACACCACGTGGTCAATGGGCACTCCGAAGAGGCTCTCCATCGTGGAAACCACGAGTGGGTAACCGCCTAGGCTATACGCGGCGTTGACTTTGCGTTCGCCCTGACCGGGGATTTCTACCCAGAGGTCGCGCACCACGGACATCACGTACATGTTCTGGCGGTCTGCGGAGACGTGCACCAGCATGATGGTGTCGCTTCGCGCGCCGTCCTCACCCTTGTTCTCGGCGGTGTCTTGACCTTCACCACGCGTGTCAGAACCCAAAAGGAGAATGTTGAGCGCCCCGTCATTGGGGTCCTTCGTGAGCTGACCGTCGGCCCGCACGTCGATGGTGGTGGCTTGGGAAGAGTAGACGTTAGCAAGGTTGAGCAGGTAGCCAGCAATGACGGCAACCACAGCGACGATAGCGGCCCCTGTGATCCACCAGGCCCACTTACGACTCTTCTTTCGACCCTCTTCGCGAGCTTGCCGGCGCGGCCCAACTGCGTCGTCGGCTTCTACGCCATGTTCTTCTGGCGAAGGTCCCGCGCTTTGGCTCGAATCATTCATATTGGCCGCTGTTCACTTTCCACTGTGCCCCGTGTTCGGGTCAACGTCTACGAAGCCCATCAAGAGATGGCGCCGATCAATCATAAGGTGCAATTTTAGGTATTGGCTTTGCGTGCTCTGTCTACTGCCTGACTAGGCAGTAGGTGAGGCTTGCGAAGTTCTCTTTTTTCGCGGTTTGGGTTGGCAGCGCGGGCACCAGTAGGAGCCGCGTCCCATGAACGCGTCGCGTTTCATGAGCATCTCCGCACCTTCGGCGGCGCATCTCTTACAGACTGACCCTGCTTGCCCATAGGCGTTCAAGGAGCGGTCAAAGTAGCCGCACTGGATCATCACCCATACCCGCGCAATTTAGTAGACCGGCTACTTGCCTAAGGGCCACATCAAGGAGCAGCAGGCCTGTAGGGGATGCCGATCCGCTTACGGGCTGCGGGGTGACAAATAGCGCTGCGAAAAGACCGCTATTTATCGCTGCGAGTCACACCCTTTGGAAACGCACATTATCCGACCAGCACGGATCCCTCCTCAGTTATATATACGATCGTTTAAGTGACAGTGTGATTCCGAATCAGTCTGGTGTGACTGTTAGTTCGCAATGGCGGTTTTTTTCACGGCCCGGTTTGGCGGTTCTAGCTGATTCCAATGACGAGGGTTGAGCGGGCGGCCTCAACGACGTCGTCGGTGATGGTGCTGAGTTCGTTGATTTTCATGACCCGCTCGATTTGGGTGATGAGCCGGTCGATGAGGTGGAAGTTGCCTCGGGTAGTCCGCGTGACGGCTGCGATAGCCTAGGCGTCGGTGAAGCCTTCCGGATCCAGGGTCCGACCGAGTTTGTGCCACCGGCGCTCCAGAACGAAATGGAGCTCTTCCTGGGCGAGCGGACGGTATTCGTGGGCGAAGCCAACCCTGCTGTAGAGCTGCGCGTAGCGGCTGAACCATTTTTCGATCCTGTGCATGCCCATGAGGATCAGGGCTATGTTGTCCCGGTCGTACCGGTAACGCAACAGCCCCAGCGCCGTCGCGCTCGGCCTCTCAGATTCGTCAACGATAAAGACCACCGGGTAGTCGCGGTCAAGGGCCTGTTGGTCCATTCGGCCATCTCCTCCGAGGCCTTCGCCGTTATCCGGCTGATGGTGTCCTTGGAGACGGTGGCGCCGTAGACGTCATCGAAGTGCGCCGCGATCTCTCCGGTCGTCACGCCACGGGCGGTCAGGGACAAGACGCCCTTCTCGATCCCGTCCAAGCGGCACTGGCGCTCTTCACGATCTGCGGCTCCAAGCTGCCCTCGCGGAACATCGATCTCAACCGGGCCGACCTCCGTGAACACGGCCTTGGACCGGGTCCCGTTACTCACGTACCCGTACTCGGCCGGCCCGTGCCTCTCGTGGCCGGGGTGCTCGGTAATCTCCGCCTCCAGCGCAGTCTCGAGCACGTTCTTCGTCAGGCCTGCCAGGGTGGTGCAGTTGTCCGCGCAGTCAAGGTTGGTGCGGATGCGCTTGGTCAGCTCGGCGACGATGTCTTCGCTCAGGCACGCATCCGCGCAGGCGGTACACGCCTGCGCAATCAAAACACGCGGCGATACAATCTCCGGTGCGCCCGCGACGTTTCGAATCTCATGTGACGCGCCCCCTTTCCGCTGGAGGATCCCTAAGGTATGGGACCGGGCAGACTACAGCTCCGACAAGAGCTATTCCGTCAGGTGGCGGCTCCTGCGGCGTACCTTGCTGGAGTGGCCTTAAAACTGGTCGCGCAGGTCTGCGAGCAAAAGTAGTAGGTCCGGCCCTCGTACTCGGCGCTGGCCGCCGCGGTAGTGGGGTCCACGGCCATTCCGCAGACGGGATCGGTCACCAGCTCTGGTGCGTTGGACATGTATTCCTCCTTTGTTATCGGCTCCCCCACCATCAGATCGACGGCTGGCAGGGCTAAGGGGTGAAGTGGATGCGCAGCGCGTTCCCCTCGCGGTCCCGAATTGTGGGGGCAGGGAATGCGGCCGTTGTAGCTCCAGCCCGGGAAGGTGAAGTCCTTGTCCACCGCCACGATGCCTGCCGGTCCGTAGAGGACCGGCAGGCATCGGGAATGCTGTCTTCAGCAGTTCTAATCGTCGTCATCGCAGCAATCATCACAGCAGTCGTCGCCGCAGCATAGGGTGTTCATCCAGCTCACCTCCTCCGCTGTTAGTCGAGCTCAAACGTGGGCGTCACTAAGAGTTCTGCCATTCTGGTCGCGTGGCCAGGTGGACGGCGGGTTCGGCAGTGCAGGCAAGTCGAAAAGAATATCGGGGCAAGAACTAATATCAGCGGTCCACGAAACTTGGTGTGCCGGAAACAGGTTCAGCATGAGAACGCCCTCTTAAAGCTGGGCAGCGTCTGGCTCTTTAGCTTTCCTTCTTCTCCTATGTCAGATAGTACTGCCGTTCTCCCACCGAGGATAGGACGCGGCGCCAAGGCGCAAGGCTGGCTGCCCGGTCCTTTATCCGGGCTATTGATCATGCCCCACCCTTCCTCTTACAAAGAGCCCTGCGACCTTCATGGCAGCTCTTCCGAAGCTCCGGGCTACGTCCTTCGGCGCCCCGCGCCCTACACCTTTGAACTGATGGAGGGTGGCCTTCACTGACACGGGGCTGCCCCGCATATTTGAAAAGTCATCCGCCGCATGGCTACTATGTCAGATTGTAGGTAGGCTACTATGTCTGCTAGTAAATAATCGAAGGAATGCATGATGTTGATAGGTTCTTCCGTAGTGGTGGCCGCAGCGGCCGCGGCATTGGCTGCAGGGACCGTCATTACGGTACCGGCGGTTGCGGCCGCAACCCCCGTCCAGCAGCAGTGGCTTCCGAAGAGGGCAACCCCGGCATGGCGCGCATGCACGAACTTATGACCGAGGGCAACCCCGGCATGACACGCATGCACGAACTTATGGCAGCCCCCACCGACACCACTGGACGAAACTGACGATGACTAAGGCGTTGTCTGCAGAGCCGCTGCTGATGTCGTTCATGATGAGAGGCGAAAAGGGCGCTTCGCCGGACGCCTCCGCTGCCCCGGACGGGGCACAGCACCCTCGCTCAGAGACCGAACGCAGCCGCACCTCCGAGCAGCAGGACGACGCAGCCACTCGTGATGCCGTCGATCCAAGTGATGAATACGTCATCTGACGGCTAGAAAGTTGCATGGGGAATTGGGGCCCGGAATCGTTACCCGACCGTGCATTCCGGTCTGCAGCGGACGCGGGTATCCAGGGCGCTTCCGCGGGCTAGCATGGTTACGAGTGTTGGGGAGGGAGCTGTTTTCCTCCCCAACCCTCAGCCTAACGAGCATGTCGTATGCCCGACTTGTAAGACGTTCCGCGGATTCAGTCGGATCGACCGCCCCTCAAGACGCACGTGACAGCTGACGTCGAAGCCGACCAAAGGATTCCCATGTCCCTTCCATCCGCAGCTCAGCCATACGTTCCGGAACGGGTTATCCTCCCGCTCCGGGCCGGTTATCTGTGGTTTGGCTTCGTCACGGTTGTTGTCCTCACCGCGCTGGTCTTTTTTGCTATCGGCTGGTCGTCCGCCACGCCGCGGCCCGTGTCGGATACGGGGGCGGACGCCGGGTTTGCCCGGGACATGCAGGCACACCACGCCCAGGCCGTCGAGATGGCCCTGCTGATCCGTGACAAGTCCAGTAACGAGGAGATCCGGGCTGTCGCTTACGACGTTGCCACCAGCCAGCAGCACCAGAAGGGGCAGATGTACGCCTGGCTGCAGAACTGGGGGCTGCCGCAGGCACGCTCGATCGCGCCCATGGCGTGGATGGAGTCAGAGGCCGGCGGTCATGGAAGCGGTTCGGCGCATGCGGGGCAGAATGGTGCAGGCGGCGCTGAGAGCGCGATGGAGGGCATGGCCACCCCTGAGCAGATGCAGGCGCTGCGCGGGTCCTCCGGCGTCGAAGCGGACCGGCTGTTCACCGATCTGATGATCCGCCACCACCAAGGTGGCGTGGCCATGGCGTCTGCCGGAGTACGCCTGGCCGAGACCTCCACCGTCCGCGAATTCGCGGCCCTGATCGTGGACGCCCAGACTGCCGAAATCACCGCACTCCAAGAGCTGCGCAGCAGACTCTGACCGTCCTAAGGAAAGCGAGAACACAGATGCCGTCACCCAAGATGAGCGCCGAGGAACGAAAAGCCCTTGTCAAGGCAATGCAGGCCAAACAACGCGCCGACGAACGGCGCAAGGCATGGTTGATCTACGGCACCGGCGGCGCCGTCATCACCTCGATCATCGCTGCCACGGCCTTCGTCGTCGTAGGGGAAGTCCAAAAACAGGAAACGGTCAAGGCTGAGGCCGCCCGGCCAATCGAAGGCGCCCAGGAATTCCCGGACCAGTCCAGAAACCACGTCTCCGGCTCCGTCAGCTACCCCCGGAACCCGCCAACCGGTGGTGACCACGCGCCGGTCTGGACAAACTGCGGTACCTACACCGCCCCGGTCGAACCGACCAGGGCGGTGCATTCCCTTGAACACGGTGCCGTCTGGCTCTCCTACCGTCCCGACCTCCCCCAGGACCAGGTCGCCGAACTGACCTCACTGGCCGGCAGCCAGGATTACCTCCTGCTCAGCCCGGTGACTGAGCAGACCTCGCCTGTTACCGCCACAGCCTGGGGCAAACAGCTCTCGGTGGACAGCAGCAGCGACGAACGCATCGCGACCTTCATCAAGAAATACCGGCAGGGCCCCGACGCCCCCGAACCCGGAGCCGTTTGCACCGGGGGCGTCGACGGCTGAACGCGGCAGCACCCGTGCTCTCCGGGCAGCCCTGCGCTTCAGCGACGCGAGCCGAGAATGAGGCCCTCAGTCAATCCCGCTAAACCCGGACCAGAGGGCCTTCCCCGTTGGGGAAGGCCCTCAAGTTGAAGTCAGGACGGGCTGTATGGTGCGAAGTTGGCGCCACCGTCGGTGGAGACCAGGACGCCCTCCCCTGTGGCGGCCCAGATGTTCAGTTGACCGTCGGCCGCTTTGGCTGTGGTGATGGCCTGGATCTCCCCGTTGACGTTTCCTTTACGTGCCCACGTCACGCCCCCATCGGAGGAGTAGTGGACTGCTCCGGAGGGCTCGATGCCTATCGCGTCAGCGGTGGTGGCGAAGGCGGCGAACTGAACGACGGGTGCGGAGCCCAGCAGTTGCCAGGTCCTGCCGCCGTCGGTGGAGCGCTGCAGTCCTTGCTCGGTGGTGGCCAGGACGGTGGCGCTGCCGGGGTTGCCTGCCAGTACGGCGGGCTGGAACTCGGCGGCGGATGTGTTCCAGGTTTTCCCGTCCGGGCTGGTGCGGAGTATTCCGTCAGAGGCCACTATGCCGCTTTTGGTCAGGGTCATGGCGTGGAAGTCGGACTCGCCCTGGCGTGAGAGCTGTTCCCAGGTCTTGCCGCCGTCGCTGGACCTGATCAGGCCCACCGGGTTCGGAAGGGTCGATCCCTCCCCCGGGTGGCCGGACGCGTAAAAGACGCCCTCATCTTTCGTGGGCGAGAAGCCCATCAGGTCATTGGTCGGGCCGATCTTGACGGCCGGCTTGGAGGTGACGTCGAAAAGGCCGTCGTGAGTCGCCAGCATAATTTTTCCGGAGGCTTCCTCAACGGCAATCCCATGGATGTGGGCGGACGGATAGTCGCCGACGGCTGTGGAGGAAGATGATTTGCTGGGGGCTGCCGGTGCGGCGCAGGCGGACAGCGCCAACAGCAGCACCGCTGCCGCCGCCGGCATGCCGGCGTATCGGATAGGGCGCAAACGGCTGGTGGATGGCATGGAGGCTCCTGGAAGTGATTGTCATTGCGAAGGACGGCGCATCGCCGGAACTGCGGAGATCCCGCAGGGCGGAGGCGCCCGAGGCCGCACCGATGGTCTTTTATGCCCACCCCGCTCATCATTCCCGGCCGGCACGGCGCGGAGGGAATTTGCGCGGGTCCTTTCCGGCCCTATAGCCAGACGGTCATCCCGCCGATTCCAGGGCCCGGCTCCACATTGATCCGGATACATGAGGCTCAACGGCTTCCTTCTGCCACGTTTCGGCTTTGGGTTTCTTCGTCGTGACGGGATCCCGTCGTGGCAGGGGCCTTGAAGGTGTTTAGGCGGGTGGAGTTGACGACAACGCTGATGCTTGACAGTGCCATGGCGGCTCCAGCCACCATCGGGGACAGCAGCGCTCCCGTCCACGGGTAGAGCAGGCCCGCCGCGAGGGGGATTGCGGCGGTGTTATAGCCGAAGGCCAGCACGAGGTTTTGCCGGATGTTGCGCATGGTGGCCCGTGACAGGGCTACGGTCTTGTTCAGTCCGGACAGTTCACCGGACATCAGTGTGACGTCGGCGGCCTCGATGGCGACGTCGGTTCCGGTGCCGATGGCTATGCCGACGTCGGCCTGCGCCAGGGCAGGGGCGTCGTTGATGCCGTCGCCCACCATGGCCACCAGTTTCCCTTCGTCCTGGAGTGAACGGATCTCGGCTGACTTGTCCTGGGGCAGCACGTCGGCAAGTACGCGTTCGATGCCGGTCTGCCGGGCGATTGCCTCCGCGGTCGCCTTGTTGTCTCCGGTGATCATGATCACCTCGAGCCCGTTCCGGCGCAGTTCAGCGACGGCGTCAGAGGAATCGGGCTTGAGCGTGTCCGCCACGGCGAGGATCCCGGCCGGTTTTCCGTCGACGGCAACATACATGGGCGTTTTCCCATCCTTGGCGAACCGTTCCGCCTCGGCCTCCAGTGCGGCGGTGGCGATTCCGGCGTCGGCCAGAAGCCGGCTGTTCCCGATGAGCACGTCGTAGTGTTCCACTGTTGCCCGGATCCCTTTGCCGGTGATCGAGTCGAAAGCGGTCGCCCGCGGAAGGTTGCCGTTTTCGCGGGCGCCGGCGACGATGGCAGCTGCGAGGGGATGTTCGCTCTCCGCTTCCGCAGCCCCGGCCAGGCGCAGGAGTTCCCCGGCGTCGTACCCGGGGGTCGGGACGGTGTCAGTAAGTGCAGGTTTTCCGCGGGTCAGTGTTCCGGTTTTATCCAGCACCACCGTATGGAGCTTGCGGACTGTTTCCAGGGCGGCGGCGTCCTTGACGAGAACGCCCAGCGCTGCGCCCTTGCCGGTGGCAACCATGATCGACAGCGGAGTAGCCAGACCCAGTGCGCAGGGGCAGGCGATGATGAGCACACTGACCCCGGCCACCACGGCCAGGGACAGGGAATCACCCACCGTAAACCACAGAACGAAGGTGGCGATCGCGATGAACACCACGGCAGGCACGAAGTAACCGGACACGGCGTCTGCCAGCCGCTGGATCGGCGCCTTCGAACTCTGCGCCTCCTGAACCAGCCGGATGATCTGTGCCAGCGCCGTGTCCGCCCCGACGCGGGTGGCGCGCATGGTGAATGCCCCCGTGCCGTTGACGGTCGCGCCGATGACGGCGTCGCCGACATGCTTGGTCACCGGCAGGCTCTCACCGGTCACCATGGATTCGTCCACAGCCGAGCGGCCCTGGATGATCTCACCGTCCACAGGGATTTTCTCACCCGGCCGGACCCGGATCTCGTCCCCGAGCCGGACGTCGTCGACCGCCGTCTCGATTTCCTGTCCGTCCCGGATCACCCTCGCGGTTGCGGGAGTGAGGGCTATCAGGGCCCGGATGGCGTTGCCGGTCCCGGCCCGCGCCCCGGCCTCCACGAGCCGGCCTAAGAGGATCACCGTGATGATGAAGGACACGACCTCGTAATAGACCTCCCGGACATCGGCGGGCAGGACCTGCGGGGCAAAGGTCACGACGAGGCTGTAAGCGAAGGCGGCGGTGGTGCCGAGGGTGATGAGGCTGTTCATTTCGGCCGAACGGTTGGCGAGGGCGTGCCATCCAATTCTGTGTACCGGCCACCCGACGACGAGCATGACCGGCATAGTCAGAAGCAGCTGCATCAGCGGACTTTGCAGGGCATCCGGCACATACCGGTCGTCGATGAAGTACGGCCCCATCGCCCCGTACAGGACCGGCAGGGTGAGCAGTGTTCCCAGCCCCACGCGCCAGCGCAGATCGCGCAGTTCGGCCTCCCGGGACTTGGCCTCCGCGTCCTCCGTATCCGCCGATCCGGGCTGCGCCCGCAGCCGGGCCGGAAAACCTGTGGCTTCGGTGACGGCGCGTTCGAGAGCCGGAACGTCCGACTGTTGCGGGTCGTAGAGAATCACGGCCCGCTCGGCGCCGAAATTGATGGTGGCGCTGTCCACGCCGGGGATCCGCCGGAGTACCGCCTCGGCCCGGCCAGTGTCTATCGGCATGCTGCGCAGGGCGCCGGGAAGCATGAATTCGGCCCGTTCGGGCCGGTCCTGCTGCTCAACCATGGGCCCCACACCGACCGACCGCGCCGTCTCCCCGCCCCTGTTCCGAGCGCCCGACGGCTCGGACGCCGGAACTGGATTGCCGCCGGCAGGCATCGGGTCCACGGCCGCACGCCGCTCCTCCGTGATATCGCCATCTTGCCCATCCCCCGCTGTACCACCGTCGGACGGTTCAACGATCAGCCGACCGTGAAGCATGTTCATGCCGCACGCCCATGAATACTCGCCCGGCTCATCAACGGTCAGGTCCAGGACCGTCGTGTCGAAGGCCGCCAGCGAGACGCTCTTGCGCAGATCCGGAAACACCACCCGACTCGTGCAGTCGCTGTTGTCCTGCCGGTCGAAACGAAGCTGCACCGGAACCCCCGCCGTGACGCGCACAAGGTCCGGCGAATATCCCCCCGCGGACCGCGATATCGACGACCTGCACACCCCCGCGAAACTCTGCCGAAGCGGCCCGGCGCGGGGCAAAGAAGTACCAGGCGAGAAACCCCACCAGGACCGCGCCGGCGAGAATCACAACAACATCATCTAGGTTCATTGCCCTTCTCCCATCTACGGAACTACTCCACCCTTACCCGTCTCAACTCCGCGTTGCACGATGACGTTGCGGCCGTTTCAGCGTCCGGCGGAAGCACCACACGACCTCGGACTTCGGCGGTGTGCAAGCGGTACTCCTCTGAATACTATCCTGCATAGTGGCACTGATTCAGTTTGCGCCCTGGGGCTGGTCCGGCAACGTGATTTGCTGTAAGCAGATCACAGTTGGCACCGCTGGGTTGAAGGCCGCTGTTCTGTCTGTACGGTCAAATGCTCTGATGAGTGGCGACGGGCACCTCCCAGCGTTCGTCCTGTTCCGGATGACGACGTGATTAAGTGTCAAATTGGCGATTGTGTGCCCTGCAGGGCGAGGAGGACGCGGGCTAAACCGTCATTCTTATGGCCGCCTATCTCCTCCATGTGGAGCTCAAGGGCCGGGGGCCGGCTCCTCGACTTCGTCCAGGCGTCTCTCCCGGAAGCGGCTGATGACCAGATCCAGCAAGATACCCAGAGTGACGGCGCAGACGATCGCCAGAGCTACTGCCAGAAGGTGGTTGTCCCTGAACCACTGCCCGAAAAACAATCCGATCGTCACCGAATAGCCGGCCCAAAGGCTTCCGGAGACGGCTGTCAATGCGATGAAACGCCTACGGGGGTAATGCGTGGCTCCGGCGGTGAGATTGACCGCGACTCTGCCCACCGGCACGAAGCGGGCGACGATGATCACCGAGGCCGCACGTCGGTGGAGCTCCCTGCCGGACCGGCGGAAGGCGGTCTGGGCGTGTTGCGACCGCATCCAGCGAAAGCGTTGTAGACCCACTTTTCGACCGATGAGGTAGGCGACGTTGTCGCCTGTGAAGGCGCCGACGGCTGCCAGGAGGAACAGCAGCCACGTGTTGGGTACGCCGGCGCTGGCGGAAACGGCTGCCAGCCCCACCACAACGGATTCGCTGGGTATCGGAGGAAAGAAGCCGTCGACGATGCTGCAGGCCAACACGAGCAGGAGCACCCACGGTTGGCCCGCGGCCGCCAGGATGAAGTCGTTGATTGCCTGCACAGTTTCCTAACGCCTGGCCCGTCCTGTTCTCTCCCGGGTTGTCGCTAGCGGCTATCCGGGACCCGGGGGTGGGCGATCCGACACTCGGTTGCTGCGTCGGATCCTAACGCAAAATCTGCGACTCCAGCGGCTGCTGGTCCGCGTTTCCCCGCGTGCAAGCCCCCTGCCGAGCACTGGCCACGACGGTCACGTCCGGCGCGGCCGGCGTAGCATTTGGCGGGGATTGCCGGAGCCGCTGCCGTCCGGCGGCAGCGCAGCAAAATTTGCTGTTATGGCGCAGCGTTACTGCCCGGAGGTCCCGATGAAGACGGGGATAAACCGGAAGAATACGGTAGCAATGACCGCCACATACAAAAGCGTCACGAGCATCCATCCCGTGTCCCCGATCAGGCGGGCGGCGTGCGCCGGCAGCCTGAGAACCCCCGAGGTGATGTTTCTGATGGTGACCCAGACGAAGAGGGGGATCATCATGGCCCAGACCGCCATGCAGTAGGGACAGAGGATGCCGATCACGTACAGTGCCTGGAACCACAGCCAGCCTACGAAGGCCATTCCCAGCGTTACGCCGACCTGCAGACCGATCCAGTACCACCGGGCGAAAACGGCCCCGGAGAGCAGGGCCATGCCGGTGGTGACTATCACGGCAAAAGCCACGATGCCAATGAACATGTTCGGGAAGCCAAAGAGTGAACTCTGCCAGGTCTTCATC
It includes:
- a CDS encoding DUF3105 domain-containing protein, with translation MSAEERKALVKAMQAKQRADERRKAWLIYGTGGAVITSIIAATAFVVVGEVQKQETVKAEAARPIEGAQEFPDQSRNHVSGSVSYPRNPPTGGDHAPVWTNCGTYTAPVEPTRAVHSLEHGAVWLSYRPDLPQDQVAELTSLAGSQDYLLLSPVTEQTSPVTATAWGKQLSVDSSSDERIATFIKKYRQGPDAPEPGAVCTGGVDG
- a CDS encoding heavy metal translocating P-type ATPase, with the translated sequence MCRSSISRSAGGYSPDLVRVTAGVPVQLRFDRQDNSDCTSRVVFPDLRKSVSLAAFDTTVLDLTVDEPGEYSWACGMNMLHGRLIVEPSDGGTAGDGQDGDITEERRAAVDPMPAGGNPVPASEPSGARNRGGETARSVGVGPMVEQQDRPERAEFMLPGALRSMPIDTGRAEAVLRRIPGVDSATINFGAERAVILYDPQQSDVPALERAVTEATGFPARLRAQPGSADTEDAEAKSREAELRDLRWRVGLGTLLTLPVLYGAMGPYFIDDRYVPDALQSPLMQLLLTMPVMLVVGWPVHRIGWHALANRSAEMNSLITLGTTAAFAYSLVVTFAPQVLPADVREVYYEVVSFIITVILLGRLVEAGARAGTGNAIRALIALTPATARVIRDGQEIETAVDDVRLGDEIRVRPGEKIPVDGEIIQGRSAVDESMVTGESLPVTKHVGDAVIGATVNGTGAFTMRATRVGADTALAQIIRLVQEAQSSKAPIQRLADAVSGYFVPAVVFIAIATFVLWFTVGDSLSLAVVAGVSVLIIACPCALGLATPLSIMVATGKGAALGVLVKDAAALETVRKLHTVVLDKTGTLTRGKPALTDTVPTPGYDAGELLRLAGAAEAESEHPLAAAIVAGARENGNLPRATAFDSITGKGIRATVEHYDVLIGNSRLLADAGIATAALEAEAERFAKDGKTPMYVAVDGKPAGILAVADTLKPDSSDAVAELRRNGLEVIMITGDNKATAEAIARQTGIERVLADVLPQDKSAEIRSLQDEGKLVAMVGDGINDAPALAQADVGIAIGTGTDVAIEAADVTLMSGELSGLNKTVALSRATMRNIRQNLVLAFGYNTAAIPLAAGLLYPWTGALLSPMVAGAAMALSSISVVVNSTRLNTFKAPATTGSRHDEETQSRNVAEGSR
- a CDS encoding DedA family protein; translated protein: MQAINDFILAAAGQPWVLLLVLACSIVDGFFPPIPSESVVVGLAAVSASAGVPNTWLLFLLAAVGAFTGDNVAYLIGRKVGLQRFRWMRSQHAQTAFRRSGRELHRRAASVIIVARFVPVGRVAVNLTAGATHYPRRRFIALTAVSGSLWAGYSVTIGLFFGQWFRDNHLLAVALAIVCAVTLGILLDLVISRFRERRLDEVEEPAPGP
- a CDS encoding vitamin K epoxide reductase family protein, translated to MAPTTEQYSAPTGGLQNADAAVPDVPSITRNRPFGLLMVITGVVGWIASGVLALEKLEALRDPNHITSCDINPWISCGEVMKTWQSSLFGFPNMFIGIVAFAVIVTTGMALLSGAVFARWYWIGLQVGVTLGMAFVGWLWFQALYVIGILCPYCMAVWAMMIPLFVWVTIRNITSGVLRLPAHAARLIGDTGWMLVTLLYVAVIATVFFRFIPVFIGTSGQ
- a CDS encoding DUF305 domain-containing protein; translated protein: MSLPSAAQPYVPERVILPLRAGYLWFGFVTVVVLTALVFFAIGWSSATPRPVSDTGADAGFARDMQAHHAQAVEMALLIRDKSSNEEIRAVAYDVATSQQHQKGQMYAWLQNWGLPQARSIAPMAWMESEAGGHGSGSAHAGQNGAGGAESAMEGMATPEQMQALRGSSGVEADRLFTDLMIRHHQGGVAMASAGVRLAETSTVREFAALIVDAQTAEITALQELRSRL
- a CDS encoding F510_1955 family glycosylhydrolase, producing MPSTSRLRPIRYAGMPAAAAVLLLALSACAAPAAPSKSSSSTAVGDYPSAHIHGIAVEEASGKIMLATHDGLFDVTSKPAVKIGPTNDLMGFSPTKDEGVFYASGHPGEGSTLPNPVGLIRSSDGGKTWEQLSRQGESDFHAMTLTKSGIVASDGILRTSPDGKTWNTSAAEFQPAVLAGNPGSATVLATTEQGLQRSTDGGRTWQLLGSAPVVQFAAFATTADAIGIEPSGAVHYSSDGGVTWARKGNVNGEIQAITTAKAADGQLNIWAATGEGVLVSTDGGANFAPYSPS
- a CDS encoding YHS domain-containing protein, which produces MSNAPELVTDPVCGMAVDPTTAAASAEYEGRTYYFCSQTCATSFKATPARYAAGAAT
- a CDS encoding LCP family protein, giving the protein MNDSSQSAGPSPEEHGVEADDAVGPRRQAREEGRKKSRKWAWWITGAAIVAVVAVIAGYLLNLANVYSSQATTIDVRADGQLTKDPNDGALNILLLGSDTRGEGQDTAENKGEDGARSDTIMLVHVSADRQNMYVMSVVRDLWVEIPGQGERKVNAAYSLGGYPLVVSTMESLFGVPIDHVVSIDFEGFKGLTNALGGVTVNNPIAFCSGQESPSCYEKGTIQLQDTAALRYVRERKAFEDGDFQRVQNQQRFLRAVARKLLNQSTLNNPFTVATIVNEVSPYLSVDSSLDAQTAGALLLQLKDIKLDNVKMFTLPTDEAETGPGGASIITQDESAMASISEVLQNDDVQSFLDDPNHGTNAYGGSITDDSVETSPASSSASESASTSSASSSSASE